One Spinacia oleracea cultivar Varoflay chromosome 4, BTI_SOV_V1, whole genome shotgun sequence DNA segment encodes these proteins:
- the LOC110796754 gene encoding vacuolar protein sorting-associated protein 32 homolog 2, giving the protein MFTRIFGKPKEGTTSAVATLDKLSETLEMLEKKEQVLLKKATAEVEKAKEFTRAKNKRAAITCLKRKRLYEQQVEQLGNMQLRIHDQMILLEGAKATTETVDALRSGASAMKAMQKATNIDNVDQTMDEINEQTENLKQIQEALSAPIGAAADFDEDELEAELEELEGAELEEQLLQPATTAPAASVYVPAGKQPVRPIPQKQTAEEEELAALQAEMAL; this is encoded by the exons ATGTTTACGAGGATTTTCGGCAAACCCAAAGAGGGAACTACCAGTGCTGTTGCAACTTTAGATAAATTGAGCGAG ACACTTGAAATGTTGGAGAAAAAAGAGCAGGTGCTTTTGAAGAAGGCTACTGCTGAGGTTGAAAAGGCCAAGGAGTTTACTAGAGCAAAGAACAAGCGTG CTGCTATAACATGTCTGAAGAGGAAAAGGCTTTATGAACAACAAGTAGAGCAGCTTGGGAACATGCAGTTACGAATTCATGATCAG ATGATATTGCTTGAAGGGGCAAAAGCGACAACAGAAACTGTTGATGCATTAAGGTCTGGTGCCTCAGCTATGAAGGCCATGCAAAAAGCAAC AAACATCGATAACGTGGATCAAACTATGGATGAGATCAATGAGCAGACAGAGAATTTAAAACAGATACAGGAAGCTCTCTCTGCTCCTATTGGTGCAGCAGCTGATTTCGATGag GATGAATTAGAAGCAGAGCTTGAAGAGTTAGAAGGTGCTGAATTAGAGGAGCAACTTCTACAGCCAGCAACAACTGCTCCTGCTGCATCGGTGTATGTTCCAGCTGGAAAACAACCCGTACGCCCGATACCGCAGAAGCAAACTGCTGAAGAGGAAGAGCTTGCAGCGTTGCAAGCAGAGATGGCACTTTAG